Below is a genomic region from Romeriopsis navalis LEGE 11480.
CGATGGAAGCCGGGAAGGAAATGGTCGAGAAGTTGCCCGGTGATGCCGAAATCGTGACGCACATTACGATCCCCAATCCTCCAGAGAATCTTGAGGCAGTGTTGCCGATTTTCTATCTGGCGGAAGCCGAGCCGTTCCGGATTTAGGACTGCTCGCATCCCGAATTTAATGGGTTAAGCCGGACCCATTAGGTGGGACAATTTTTTGAGGCTGATTGGAAGGAACCGTTTTTTAGGAGCGCAAGCTATGCCACAGGCAGTTGGATCACTTGAAACAAAGGGGTTTCCCCCGATTTTGGCCGCCGCTGATGCGATGATTAAGGCCGGACGAGTGACGCTGGTGAGCTACGTAAAAGCGGGTAGTGCCCGGTTTGCAATTAATATTCGCGGCGACGTTTCGGAAGTGAAGCGGGCGATGGAAGCAGGCATTGATGCGGCAGAGAAGACACCGGGTGGCGTGCTTGAGACTTGGGTGATCATTCCGCGTCCACACGAGAACGTGGAAGCGGTGATGGATATCGAATACACCGAGGAAGTGGAGGAATTCCGCGCTGCGGTGAATGGTTACAGCATGATTACGGCGCAGCGTCAGCAGGGTTCGTAGGCTGGGTTGGTACGGTGGATGAGTATCAGTTGTTAGGGGTGGTTGTGCTGACAACTGGGTGCTGACAACTGATGGTTTGGCTGAGGTCGCCTGTTTGGGCAAGAGATTGGAATGAGCAATAAAGCAGTTGGGTCTTTGGAGACGATCGGGTGGCCGCCGGTGCTAGCCGCGTCGGATGCGATGGTGAAGGCGGGGCGGGTGACGCTGGTGAGCTATGTGCGGGCCGGGAGTGCGCGCTATACGATCAATATTCGCGGTGATGTGTCGGAAGTGAAGCACGCGATGGATGCGGGTGTGGATGCGGCCAATAAGACGCCCGGTGGACATTTGGTGACATGGGTGATTATTCCCCGCCCTCATCCGAATGTGGAAGCGGTGATGAGTAT
It encodes:
- a CDS encoding carbon dioxide-concentrating mechanism protein CcmK, whose product is MPQAVGSLETKGFPPILAAADAMIKAGRVTLVSYVKAGSARFAINIRGDVSEVKRAMEAGIDAAEKTPGGVLETWVIIPRPHENVEAVMDIEYTEEVEEFRAAVNGYSMITAQRQQGS
- a CDS encoding carbon dioxide-concentrating mechanism protein CcmK, which encodes MSNKAVGSLETIGWPPVLAASDAMVKAGRVTLVSYVRAGSARYTINIRGDVSEVKHAMDAGVDAANKTPGGHLVTWVIIPRPHPNVEAVMSIRYNEDIEEFRRNVEGFEVFPDARQS